From the genome of Pogona vitticeps strain Pit_001003342236 chromosome 10, PviZW2.1, whole genome shotgun sequence, one region includes:
- the LOC110087077 gene encoding dual specificity protein phosphatase 22-A, producing MGTGMSKVVKGLYLGNIRDSEDRENLVKHGITHILSVHNNAKPVLDDMTYLCISASDSSNQNLIQYFKECIKFIHECRLNGGGCLIHCLAGVSRSTTVLVAYLMTVTNLGWEECLAATRAVRSYVSPNFGFQEQLEEYERTLLKEYRAWIQQEYGKNPLNDQEELEHLLTSQEEKTKEQEFGLRETSWTSTSNPTSHRPHTTYTTSSSPTKRWMNR from the exons ATGGGAACCGGGATGAGCAAG GTCGTGAAGGGTCTGTACCTTGGAAATATCAGAG ATTCCGAAGACAGAGAAAACTTGGTGAAGCATGGGATCACACATATCTTATCCGTGCATAACAATGCCAAGCCTGTCTTAGAC GATATGACTTACCTCTGTATATCAGCCTCAGATTCCTCCAATCAAAATCT GATACAGTATTTCAAGGAGTGCATCAAGTTTATTCACGAATGTCGGCTGAACGGGGGAGGATGTCTCATTCACTG CTTAGCTGGAGTTTCTCGAAGCACCACCGTCTTGGTGGCCTACCTCATGACCGTGACCAATTTGGGCTGGGAAGAGTGCCTGGCCGCCACCAGAGCTGTCCGTTCTTATGTGAGCCCCAACTTTGGCTTCCAGGAGCAGCTTGAGGAGTATGAAAGGACTTTGCTCAAGGAG taCCGTGCGTGGATCCAGCAGGAATATGGCAAAAACCCACTCAATGACCAAGAGGAGTTGGAACACTTACTCACCTCgcaagaggagaaaacaaaagagcAGGAGTTTGGACTCAGGGAAACCAGCTGGACCAGCACTTCCAACCCAACAAGCCACCGGCCCCATACCACCtataccaccagcagcagcccgACCAAACGGTGGATGAATAGATAG
- the COX4I1 gene encoding cytochrome c oxidase subunit 4 isoform 1, mitochondrial, translated as MLALRGFSHLGRRFISSSVCLRAHGHDLAKTMMYIPRNEDTPLFPVLPFTPPSDIELPLTPEQQALKEKEKGPWSALTAEEKIALYNMKFPHTLAELYAYVPEWKTAWGIALLLLSFSGLFMIWAKMYVLPPYPHTMSDEWKAMQTKKMLDMKVNPIQGMSSKWDYEKNEWKK; from the exons ATGTTGGCTTTAAGGGGATTTAGCCATCTGGGCAGGCGGTTCATTTCTTCTTCAGTCTGTCTTAGGGCTCATGGGCATG ACCTTGCGAAAACAATGATGTACATTCCACGCAATGAGGACACCCCGCTCTTTCCTGTGCTTCCCTTCACTCCACCTTCCGACATAGAGCTTCCTCTTACTCCTGAGCAGCAGgccctgaaagagaaagagaagggcccTTGGAGTGCTCTCACAGCGGAGGAGAAGATTGCAT TGTACAACATGAAATTCCCTCATACTTTGGCTGAGTTATACGCATATGTACCTGAATGGAAGACTGCTTGGGGTATTGCGCTGCTTCTGTTATCTTTCAGCGGCCTTTTCATGATTTGGGCGAAGATGTATG TTTTGCCTCCTTACCCCCACACTATGTCGGATGAATGGAAGGCCATGCAGACCAAAAAGATGCTGGACATGAAAGTTAACCCCATCCAAGGAATGTCATCCAAGTGGGACTACGAGAAGAATGAATGGAAAAAGTAA